Proteins from a single region of Melanotaenia boesemani isolate fMelBoe1 chromosome 3, fMelBoe1.pri, whole genome shotgun sequence:
- the lyar gene encoding cell growth-regulating nucleolar protein: MVFFTCNACGESLKKAQVDKHVNMCRGCQVLSCIDCGKDFWGNDYKNHIKCISEDQKYGGKGYEAKANKGEVKQQQWIQRVHEAMNKPGVSAKLKDVLRQVSTYDNVPRKKARFQNWMRSSLKIANTSLQEEVWHILVVADQAPEATQQRKEDKETVDEAQVCTNGTEKQDDEPDVEEKKKKLNKRERKEARQQKTGKATKCDKKTGTQEPEKDQTGKKKKDKKRKRSHEDEERNGNHPENETSLKKAKIVEATNDADIVTSEETEDQDVSQGKFNWKGNIKAILKESPDQELLLKKLRKKVLAAYYSFTGDNNFKTEEEVLALFNKKINKNPKFRVLKDRVRLVK, translated from the exons ATGGTATTCTTCACATGCAATGCGTGTGGTGAGTCCCTGAAAAAAGCTCAGGTCGATAAACACGTGAACATGTGCCGAGGGTGCCAGGTGCTGTCGTGCATCGACTGTGGAAAAGACTTCTG GGGTAATGATTACAAAAATCATATCAAATGTATCAGTGAAGATCAGAAGTATGGAGGCAAAGGCTACGAGGCTAAGGCAAATAAAGGAGAAGTGAAACAGCAGCAGTGGATACAG CGAGTCCACGAAGCCATGAACAAACCTGGGGTCAGTGCCAAGCTAAAAGACGTCCTCAGACAAGTCAGTACATATGATAATGTACCGAGGAAGAAAGCCAGGTTTCAG AACTGGATGAGAAGCAGTCTAAAAATAGCCAACACCAGTCTACAAGAAGAAGTGTGGCACATACTTGTTGTAGCTGACCAG GCTCCAGAGGCCacacagcagagaaaagaagatAAAGAGACCGTGGATGAAGCGCAAGTGTGCACAAATGGAACTGAAAAGCAGGACGATGAACCAGAtgtggaggaaaagaagaagaagctaaaCAAACGGGAGCGTAAAGAGGCCCGCCAGCAAAAGACCGGAAAAGCTactaaatgtgacaaaaaaacaGGCACACAAGAGCCAGAGAAAGACCAGACAGGCAAAAAGAAGaaggacaaaaagagaaaacgCAGCCATGAAGACGAGGAACGGAACGGAAATCATCCTGAAAATGAGACATCGCTcaaaaaagcaaaga ttgttgaaGCAACAAATGATGCTGATATTGTCACGTCAGAAGAGACTGAGGATCAAGATGTTTCTCAGG GTAAATTCAACTGGAAGGGAAACATCAAAGCAATACTTAAAGAGTCACCTGATCAGGAGCTGCTGTTGAAGAAACTCAGGAAGAAG GTTTTGGCAGCCTACTACTCTTTCACTGGCgacaacaattttaaaacagaGGAGGAAGTGTTGGCACTTTTCAACAAGAAGATCAACAAAAATCCCAAGTTTAGAGTTTTAAAAGATCGAGTCAGGCTTGTCAAATAG
- the zbtb49 gene encoding zinc finger and BTB domain-containing protein 49: protein MDTLSSHSSYLLQQLQEQRIQGLLCDCMLVVKGVCFKAHKNVLAAFSSYFRSLFQNSPSQKNDVFNLVIQDVGGIGQILDYMYTSHLDINQDNVQALLDIAQNLQVPNVQSMCNAFLKPCPPPVEMPSFTLPGMLSSEHDCLLGSSLPHDVDLHCAPEPQRPGFYSDMDHARRMPISVPNSNSNFDMPNSSQTPAEKLIHGYKLRNFNSKQYFKQSAIQTSSAALNQGSSHLVSIEEQQCQLGINQGGNNSHVSSGNTVQPNPSCTSIAVEKTPVSSLTPSDNLNIPNSESYDSMINKPVRPKKAVYLKKYNYLRSQKALEEMCAQSVTEPVISCPKESHQEDSVVQCDAPEAPVEGSTASREETSETPDVHLPSPPPVDHEEQNLKPAPEPPQQTGHKQYCCEICGKIFKHPSNLELHKRSHTGEKPFQCNICGKHFSQAGNLQTHLRRHSGEKPYICELCGKSFTASGDVHRHKVVHTGEKPHLCDICGRGFNNLSNLKEHKRTHTTDKTFTCDQCGKSFNTHRKLLKHKARHAGEKPHSCATCGKCFIGSGDLQRHIRSHTGEKPYICNTCGKSFTRSAMLRRHSNMHCKGPQVDSPVTVSCEQTQSSGEAASFAKPVSHNKPPSATNEQHFSAIIPSTGLDKSSPPAPSSPHATSHIETPPPSMQLSPAPTPLPELRSLVPHHLLSSSHQEKGAALLATDHIKLAKPHETQEAVYGPYAENGNMSVDRDAAGRPYLPPTDNHCSSITGSSRHYRPSEGQFISSVTLWGLAMKTLQNDNDMEQ from the exons ATGGATACCCTGTCCAGCCACAGCTCCTACCTACTCCAGCAGCTTCAGGAGCAGAGGATTCAGGGGCTGCTCTGTGATTGCATGCTGGTGGTTAAGGGTGTCTGCTTCAAAGCACACAAAAATGTCCTGGCTGCTTTCAGCTCCTATTTCAG GTCTTTGTTCCAAAACTCTCCCAGTCAGAAGAATGATGTGTTCAACCTGGTTATCCAAGATGTTGGTGGCATTGGGCAAATATTGGACTACATGTATACGTCCCATCTTGACATTAACCAAGACAATGTACAAGCACTTCTGGACATTGCTCAGAATTTGCAGGTTCCAAATGTGCAGAGCATGTGTAATGCTTTCCTCAAACCTTGTCCCCCACCTGTGGAAATGCCTTCATTTACTCTTCCAGGCATGCTAAGCTCAGAGCATGACTGTCTTTTGGGGAGTAGTCTTCCTCATGATGTTGACCTTCACTGTGCTCCTGAACCCCAGAGGCCTGGCTTCTACAGTGACATGGACCATGCTAGAAGGATGCCAATTTCAGTTCCCAACAGCAACTCAAACTTTGACATGCCAAACAGCTCCCAGACACCTGCAGAAAAACTAATTCATGGATATAAGCTTCGCAATTTCAACAGTAAACAGTACTTCAAACAAAGTGCAATTCAGACTAGTAGTGCAGCTTTAAACCAAGGCTCATCCCATTTGGTGTCGATAGAAGAGCAGCAGTGTCAGCTTGGAATCAACCAGGGTGGCAACAACTCCCATGTGAGCTCAGGAAACACAGTTCAGCCTAACCCTTCTTGCACATCTATAGCAGTGGAAAAAACCCCTGTTTCCTCTTTGACACCCTCTGATAATTTAAACATCCCTAACTCTGAGTCGTATGATTCCATGATCAATAAACCTGTCCGCCCAAAGAAGGCTGTGTACTTGAAGAAGTATAACTACCTCCGGTCTCAAAAGGCTCTGGAGGAAATGTGTGCTCAATCAGTTACTGAACCAGTGATCAGCTGTCCCAAAGAGAGCCATCAAGAGGATTCAGTGGTGCAATGTGATGCTCCAGAGGCTCCAGTAGAAGGCAGCACTGCAAGTAGAGAAGAGACTTCAGAGACACCAGATGTCCATCTTCCCAGTCCTCCTCCAGTTGACCATGAGGAGCAAAATTTGAAGCCTGCTCCAGAGCCTCCACAGCAAACAGGACACAAGCAGTACTGTTGTGAGATTTGTGGAAAGATCTTCAAACATCCAAGCAACTTGGAGCTGCACAAGCGTTCACATACTG GTGAGAAGCCCTTTCAGTGCAATATTTGTGGGAAACACTTTTCACAG GCCGGAAATTTACAGACGCATTTGCGACGACATTCTGGGGAGAAACCGTACATCTGTGAGTTATGTGGTAAAAG CTTTACCGCATCAGGGGATGTCCACCGCCACAAAGTGGTtcacacaggagagaagccaCATCTGTGTGACATATGTGGCCGAG GATTTAACAACTTGAGCAATCTCAAGGAGCACAAGAGAACTCATACAACAGACAAAACCTTCACCTGTGACCAGTGTGGAAAATCCttcaacacacacagaaagcttTTGAAGCACAAGGCACGGCATGCTGGGGAAAAACCACACAGCTGTGCCACCTGTG GGAAATGCTTTATTGGCTCAGGAGATCTGCAGCGTCACATACGATCACACACTGGTGAGAAACCTTATATCTGTAATACCTGTGGAAAGAGCTTCACCCGGTCTGCCATGTTGAGGAGACATAGCAACATGCACTGCAAGGGGCCTCAAGTTGACAGCCCAGTCACGGTCAGCTGTGAGCAGACTCAGAGCTCAGGTGAAGCAGCCTCATTCGCCAAACCTGTCAGCCACAATAAACCACCCTCTGCTACCAATGAGCAGCACTTCTCTGCTATAATACCTAGCACGGGGTTAGATAAGTCCTCCCCACctgctccttcttcaccacacgCCACATCACATATCGAGACACCACCTCCCAGCATGCAGCTTAGCCCAGCACCGACCCCCCTTCCAGAGCTGCGCTCCCTGGTTCCCCATCACCTCCTGTCATCTAGCCACCAGGAGAAAGGTGCTGCTCTACTTGCCACAGACCACATAAAGCTGGCCAAACCCCATGAGACTCAGGAAGCTGTGTATGGTCCATATGCGGAGAATGGGAATATGTCTGTTGACAGAGACGCAGCAGGGAGACCATACCTGCCTCCCACAGACAATCACTGCAGTTCCATCACAGGTTCCAGCAGACATTACAGGCCCAGTGAAGGCCAGTTTATCTCcagtgtaactctgtggggccTGGCAATGAAAACTCTGCAGAATGACAACGACATGGAGcagtaa